The Fictibacillus arsenicus genome contains a region encoding:
- a CDS encoding ABC transporter ATP-binding protein: MAVDEQVLYSVKNVKKHFPIKGGLLQRVKSHVKAVDGITLDIYKGETLGVVGESGCGKSTLGRTILGLESLTEGELVFNGNNISKYSARQLKPFKKEMQMIFQDPYASLNPKQRIGDALEEALIIHTDLPARERREKVVKLLNEVGLKEDHYERYPHEFSGGQRQRIGIARAISINPSFIVCDEPVSALDVSVQAQVIKLLKDLQEKHALTYLFVSHDLGVVRHLCNRVLVMYLGQMVELAPVEKLYENPTHPYTEALLSAIPRPAVGRKRERIRLTGDLPSPSNPPTGCPFHTRCPIAKDHCATEKPAWRQIDDGHFIACHER, translated from the coding sequence ATGGCGGTAGACGAGCAAGTTCTTTATAGCGTAAAAAATGTAAAGAAGCACTTTCCCATTAAAGGCGGTCTGCTTCAGCGGGTAAAAAGCCATGTAAAGGCAGTCGATGGTATTACCTTGGATATTTATAAAGGGGAAACATTGGGTGTCGTTGGTGAGTCTGGCTGCGGAAAATCAACATTAGGGCGAACGATCCTCGGACTTGAATCTCTGACAGAAGGAGAACTTGTCTTTAACGGGAATAACATCAGTAAGTACTCAGCACGCCAGTTAAAGCCGTTCAAAAAAGAGATGCAGATGATCTTTCAGGATCCGTACGCTTCTCTTAACCCAAAACAGCGCATTGGCGATGCTCTAGAGGAAGCACTTATTATTCATACAGATCTTCCGGCACGGGAAAGAAGAGAAAAAGTGGTCAAGCTTTTAAACGAAGTCGGTTTAAAAGAAGATCATTATGAGCGTTATCCGCATGAATTCAGCGGCGGTCAGCGTCAGCGCATCGGCATCGCCCGTGCGATCTCCATCAATCCTTCTTTTATCGTATGTGATGAACCGGTTTCCGCACTCGATGTTTCTGTACAGGCCCAAGTTATTAAACTATTAAAAGATCTGCAGGAAAAGCACGCATTGACGTATTTGTTCGTTTCACATGACCTGGGAGTCGTTCGTCACCTTTGTAACCGGGTGCTCGTCATGTATTTAGGACAGATGGTCGAACTCGCGCCTGTAGAGAAGCTATATGAAAATCCGACACATCCCTATACAGAGGCTTTATTGTCTGCTATTCCAAGACCAGCTGTCGGGCGAAAAAGAGAACGGATCCGTTTAACCGGCGATCTGCCGAGTCCTTCCAATCCGCCGACTGGCTGTCCGTTTCATACCCGTTGTCCTATCGCAAAAGATCATTGCGCAACAGAAAAACCGGCGTGGCGTCAAATTGATGACGGCCATTTTATCGCCTGTCATGAGAGGTGA
- a CDS encoding ABC transporter ATP-binding protein produces MKDTVLEVTNLVTKFKSADGLLPAVRGASFSVKKGETLCIVGESGCGKSITALSIMGLLPSNGKITDGSISFNNQNLASMSPKEMQKLRGNDVSMIFQEPMTALNPVFTVGFQIREPLMIHQKLSKKQAHARGIELLKMVGIPSPAERMNQFPHELSGGMRQRVMIAIALSCNPSLLIADEPTTALDVTIQAQIIDLLNDLKEQLDMSMIMITHDMGVVAEIADRVIVMYAGEVIEEGRVEEIFENPQHPYTKGLLSSVPNVDDPDFELKPIAGSMPMLNEKISGCRFHPRCPYAFEKCFSESPKTFSVTDKQNVRCWLQEEVGQNGGRRASSL; encoded by the coding sequence ATGAAAGATACTGTGTTAGAAGTGACAAATCTAGTAACAAAGTTTAAGTCTGCGGACGGTCTTTTACCAGCTGTCCGCGGCGCCTCTTTTTCAGTAAAAAAAGGAGAAACGCTCTGCATCGTTGGAGAATCAGGCTGTGGTAAAAGTATCACAGCCCTTTCCATCATGGGGCTTCTTCCTTCAAACGGAAAAATAACAGATGGGTCCATATCGTTTAATAATCAGAACTTGGCTTCGATGTCTCCAAAAGAAATGCAGAAGCTGCGCGGAAACGATGTTTCTATGATTTTTCAGGAACCGATGACAGCTTTAAACCCTGTATTTACAGTTGGCTTTCAAATTCGTGAACCATTGATGATCCATCAGAAACTATCAAAGAAACAAGCCCATGCAAGAGGTATCGAGCTTTTGAAGATGGTAGGAATTCCGTCTCCAGCAGAACGGATGAACCAATTTCCGCATGAATTAAGCGGGGGGATGAGACAACGGGTGATGATCGCGATCGCCTTATCCTGTAATCCGTCCTTGCTGATTGCAGATGAGCCGACTACCGCGTTGGATGTAACAATACAGGCGCAGATCATTGATTTGCTGAACGATCTAAAAGAACAATTAGACATGAGCATGATCATGATCACGCATGACATGGGTGTTGTGGCTGAGATCGCTGACCGTGTCATCGTTATGTATGCAGGAGAAGTGATAGAAGAAGGACGGGTAGAAGAAATTTTTGAAAACCCGCAGCATCCATACACAAAAGGACTCTTGTCCTCTGTGCCAAATGTAGATGATCCTGATTTTGAATTGAAACCGATAGCGGGGTCGATGCCAATGTTAAATGAAAAGATCAGCGGGTGCCGTTTTCATCCGCGTTGTCCTTATGCTTTTGAAAAATGTTTCAGTGAATCACCAAAGACTTTTTCGGTAACAGATAAACAGAACGTACGATGCTGGCTGCAAGAGGAGGTAGGGCAGAATGGCGGTAGACGAGCAAGTTCTTTATAG
- a CDS encoding glutathione ABC transporter substrate-binding protein, whose translation MGKKWFTSLLTVLFVLSLALTGCSSSSSSGGSAGDAKQELTYATTSKVVGLSPILTNDSVSSTVIEQIYETLFVRDNKGEIVPHLAESYENPDENTWVIKLKKDIKFHDGTPFNAESVKYTFDKLKDPATAAPRASLLAPVSSIEVQDEHTVVLKTEKPYGPMLAALTHSNAAIVSPTADKKQDLMKDPVGTGPFKFSEKVNGDDIVLVKNEDYWQKPAKLEKITFTVVPEVSTAISMLQTGKVQLIDALAPELMPRLEKIKNVETQKVDGTPVYYLAFNMEKAPMNDLKFRQAVSQAINREGYLKKLNGLGVYSNSFIGPEVFGHPKDDKGPKFDQEKAKELVKASGFDKKEVKMLVANTASYMNMAEVIQAQLKEVGIPAKIETLEWGTYLDVSKTGDFDITIAGWSNVTGDGSELLFPRLHSANIDATNLSRYKDAELDKLIEQSRSVVDQEQRQEILTKADEYVMTQLPVLPIYHGIASAAYDKSVKGFKMEPTGQWSLYSVHRE comes from the coding sequence ATGGGAAAAAAGTGGTTTACTAGTTTGTTAACGGTTCTTTTTGTATTGTCTTTGGCTTTAACGGGTTGCAGCAGCAGTTCTTCATCAGGCGGAAGTGCTGGTGATGCTAAACAAGAGCTAACCTATGCAACAACCTCGAAAGTTGTAGGACTTTCTCCAATTCTCACAAACGATTCTGTATCCTCTACTGTTATCGAGCAAATCTATGAAACGCTATTTGTCCGCGACAACAAAGGGGAAATTGTTCCTCACCTTGCAGAATCTTATGAAAATCCTGATGAGAATACGTGGGTGATCAAGCTAAAGAAAGACATCAAGTTCCATGATGGAACACCTTTTAATGCAGAATCGGTGAAATACACATTCGATAAGCTAAAAGATCCAGCAACTGCTGCACCGCGTGCCTCTCTTTTAGCACCTGTTTCATCTATCGAAGTTCAGGACGAGCACACAGTCGTTTTAAAAACAGAAAAGCCGTACGGTCCGATGCTTGCTGCTCTAACACATTCAAATGCAGCCATCGTTTCACCGACAGCTGACAAAAAACAAGATCTTATGAAAGACCCTGTTGGAACAGGACCGTTCAAGTTCTCTGAAAAAGTAAACGGTGATGACATTGTACTTGTGAAGAATGAAGATTACTGGCAAAAGCCAGCTAAGCTGGAGAAGATTACGTTTACGGTTGTTCCAGAGGTATCAACTGCCATCTCTATGCTGCAGACAGGAAAGGTTCAGCTGATTGACGCGTTAGCACCTGAACTTATGCCGCGCCTGGAAAAAATCAAGAACGTGGAAACACAAAAAGTAGATGGAACACCGGTTTATTACTTAGCCTTCAACATGGAAAAAGCGCCGATGAACGATCTGAAATTCAGACAGGCTGTATCTCAGGCGATCAACCGTGAAGGCTATCTGAAAAAACTGAACGGGCTGGGCGTCTACTCTAACTCATTCATCGGTCCAGAAGTGTTCGGACATCCGAAAGACGATAAAGGACCTAAGTTTGACCAAGAAAAAGCAAAAGAACTCGTTAAAGCGAGCGGGTTTGATAAAAAAGAAGTCAAGATGCTTGTGGCGAACACAGCATCATACATGAACATGGCAGAAGTCATTCAAGCTCAATTAAAAGAAGTCGGTATTCCAGCCAAGATCGAAACACTTGAATGGGGTACATATCTCGATGTATCCAAGACAGGTGACTTTGATATCACGATTGCCGGCTGGTCGAATGTAACAGGTGACGGAAGTGAACTATTGTTCCCGCGTCTGCATTCAGCAAACATTGATGCAACAAACTTAAGCCGTTATAAAGATGCTGAACTCGACAAGCTGATCGAACAATCACGTTCTGTTGTTGATCAGGAACAGCGTCAGGAAATTTTAACAAAAGCGGACGAATACGTAATGACACAGCTGCCGGTACTGCCGATCTATCATGGGATCGCATCAGCTGCTTACGATAAATCAGTTAAAGGCTTTAAGATGGAACCTACAGGACAGTGGTCACTATACAGCGTTCATAGAGAGTAG
- a CDS encoding ABC transporter permease, protein MSTEVVTQQLPAHKKKKEFALLKTWKRLIKNKMAIVGLAIIALQLFMALAAPVIVGVDPNKQNLELSELPIGTEGHVLGTDNYGRDIWSRIVYGARISLFVGIGAVSLGLVGGVILGLLSGYYRRLDGIIMRFVDLMFAFPGILLAMLVIAILGTSLVNVVIAISIWSIPTCARIVRGSVLSIKKQEYIIAMKSLGASDLRIMFKHVLPNCAAPIIVFATMRMATAILSTASLSFLGLGAQPPTPEWGAMIAAGQEYMWTSPHMIVVPGIAIMLVVFAFNVVGDALRDALDQGMSLDK, encoded by the coding sequence ATGTCAACAGAAGTGGTTACACAGCAATTGCCCGCACATAAGAAAAAGAAAGAATTTGCCCTGTTAAAAACGTGGAAACGATTGATCAAAAATAAAATGGCGATTGTTGGACTAGCGATCATTGCTTTACAACTTTTCATGGCTCTTGCGGCACCAGTTATCGTTGGGGTTGATCCGAACAAGCAGAACCTGGAACTGAGTGAATTGCCGATTGGTACAGAAGGCCATGTGCTCGGGACGGATAATTACGGACGGGATATTTGGAGCAGGATCGTATACGGGGCAAGAATTTCGTTGTTTGTCGGAATCGGCGCGGTAAGTCTAGGACTGGTTGGCGGTGTGATCCTTGGACTTCTATCAGGTTATTACAGAAGACTAGATGGCATCATTATGAGATTTGTAGATTTAATGTTTGCGTTCCCTGGTATTCTGCTAGCCATGTTAGTTATCGCAATCTTAGGGACAAGCCTAGTAAATGTCGTCATTGCGATCAGTATTTGGTCCATTCCAACCTGTGCAAGGATTGTAAGAGGAAGTGTTCTCTCTATTAAAAAACAAGAGTACATCATTGCCATGAAATCTCTTGGAGCGAGCGATCTTCGCATTATGTTCAAGCATGTTCTGCCAAACTGTGCAGCGCCGATCATCGTTTTTGCCACAATGAGAATGGCGACGGCGATTCTATCGACCGCATCATTAAGTTTCCTAGGGTTAGGTGCACAGCCGCCAACTCCTGAATGGGGAGCGATGATCGCTGCAGGACAAGAGTATATGTGGACATCGCCTCATATGATCGTCGTTCCGGGTATAGCGATCATGCTCGTTGTATTTGCGTTTAATGTTGTCGGCGACGCGCTTCGCGACGCTCTAGATCAAGGAATGAGTTTGGATAAATAA